The proteins below are encoded in one region of Stigmatopora argus isolate UIUO_Sarg chromosome 2, RoL_Sarg_1.0, whole genome shotgun sequence:
- the wdr59 gene encoding GATOR2 complex protein WDR59: MAARWSSENVVLEFRDAQASTMSVDCLGSHAVLSGRRFLYVVNLEASSELAGKMSRHSKWDVGTVQWNPHREQAHVFAASSNQRVDLYSWKDGGGGVRTSLQGHTRVISDLDWSCFEADLLVSSSVDTFIYIWDVRDARKPAVALSAVAGASQVKWNRGNANVLASSHDGDVRIWDRRKADTACEYLAAHLSKIHGLDWHPEHEFMLATSSQDNSVRFWDYRQPRKCLDVLSCQVPVWKARYTPFSNGLVTVMVPQLRRENSLLLWSTLDLNSPVHAFVGHDDVVLEFQWRPQKEARQDFQLVTWSRDQTLRIWRLDPQLQKLCVGDLTGEPADATPLNTEADKSPASEGQRGKIPLAPHPDGLAHQGGVSSRGGARDPAAAAASSSGLAQTLQQEFSLVNLQIRNVNVEMDAVKCSCVVSAHFGSHRVRLLIKFPGQYPNNCAPAFQFVPPTTISAAMKTKIHKILTDVSLQKVKRNQNCLEPCVRKLVSCLESHAEDAASSGPFVLSDPVAPTLPAFPRVINTYGSYQDANIPFPRTSGARFCGTGCLVYFTRPVGMHRAVPAAEPTPRSLSALSAYHSGVLTPMKIRSESQNALRLYGGSPTRADKDAVSISSFYYKERKSRRFKTKRDGADGGVRSIKLAGKVIVQEISCLLPVHKVLGENYTLNTRDTEDTCQKNAAAALAAGRRDVAKVWALASAATARDLRPDPDPDADAPWASHPFGRHLLETLVDHYSHMSDVQTLAMMCSVFGGSAAEPAPAPPSRRAALPPYTRYSGPSESTAPGSRDPPEPRGESPEGARQGNRGPHGDPRERERHDLNKRLLDPANAPQFDDFKKCYAEILYRWDLRDKRADVLKFASCSPESHRGVELRVLCCHCGSPGRGAQCAACKRHSFRCAVCHVAVRGSSHFCLSCGHGGHTGHMMDWFRKRDQCPAGCGCRCLRQSNL; the protein is encoded by the exons ATGGCGGCTCGCTGGAGCAGCGAGAATGTGGTTTTGGAGTTTCGAGACGCGCAG GCCAGCACCATGTCCGTGGACTGCTTGGGCTCGCACGCCGTGCTTTCTGG GCGCCGTTTCCTGTACGTGGTCAACTTGGAGGCGTCGTCGGAGCTGGCCGGGAAGATGTCTCGCCATAGCAAGTGGGACGTGGGCACGGTGCAGTGGAACCCTCACCGCGAGCAGGCGCACGTCTTCGCCGCCTCG AGCAACCAACGCGTGGACTTGTACTCGTGGAAGGACGGCGGAGGAGGCGTCCGCACGTCGCTGCAAGGACACACGCGAGTCATCAG CGATCTGGACTGGTCGTGCTTTGAAGCCGACTTGTTGGTCAGCAGCTCGGTGGACACCTTCATCTACATCTGGGACGTCAG GGACGCCCGCAAACCTGCCGTGGCGCTGTCCGCCGTGG CCGGCGCATCGCAGGTGAAATGGAATCGAGGGAACGCTAACGTGCTGGCGTCCAGTCACGACGGAGACGTGCGCATCTGGGACAGACGG AAAGCCGACACGGCCTGCGAGTACCTGGCGGCGCACCTGTCCAAGATCCACGGCCTGGACTGGCACCCGGAGCACGAGTTCATGCTGGCCACCAGCAGCCAGGACAACTCGGTCCGCTTTTGGGACTACCGGCAGCCCCGGAAGTGCCTGGACGTCCTCTCCTGCCAAGTCCCCGTCTGGAAGGCCAGATACACG cCCTTCTCCAACGGCCTGGTGACGGTGATGGTTCCTCAGCTGCGGCGTGAGAACAGTCTCCTTCTCTGGTCCACGCTGGACCTCAACAGTCCGGTCCACGCCTTTGTGGGACACGACGACGTGGTCCTGGAGTTCCAGTGGCGGCCGCAGAAAGAAG CCCGCCAAGACTTCCAGCTGGTCACCTGGTCCCGAGACCAGACCTTGAGGATCTGGAGGCTGGACCCGCAGCTGCAGAAG CTGTGCGTGGGCGACTTGACGGGCGAGCCGGCGGACGCCACGCCTCTCAACACCGAGGCGGACAAGTCGCCGGCGTCCGAAGGCCAGCGCGGCAAGATTCCGCTCGCGCCGCATCCGGACGGGCTCGCGC ATCAGGGCGGCGTCTCCAGTCGGGGTGGCGCCCGTgacccggcggcggcggcggcgtcgtcTTCGGGTCTGGCTCAGACGCTCCAGCAGGAATTCTCTCTGGTCAATTTGCAAATTCGGAACGTCAACGTGGAG ATGGACGCCGTGAAGTGCAGCTGCGTGGTGTCGGCGCACTTTGGGAGCCACCGGGTGCGGCTGCTCATCAAGTTCCCGGGACAGTACCCCAACAACTGCGCGCCCGCCTTTCAATTTGTCCCGCCCACCACCATTTCCGCCGCCATGAAGACAAAGATCCATAAA ATCCTGACGGACGTGTCCCTGCAGAAAGTGAAACGCAACCAGAACTGTCTGGAACCTTGCGTCCGGAAGCTGGTGTCCTGCCTGGAGTCCCACGCG GAGGACGCCGCGTCCTCGGGACCCTTCGTCCTGTCCGATCCGGTGGCGCCCACCTTGCCGGCCTTCCCCCGGGTCATCAACACCTACGGCTCCTACCAG GACGCCAACATTCCTTTCCCGCGCACGTCGGGTGCCCGCTTCTGCGGCACGGGCTGCCTGGTTTACTTCACCCGGCCCGTGGGCATGCACCGCGCCGTCCCGGCCGCCGAGCCCACCCCCAGGTCGCTGTCGGCCCTGTCGGCCTACCACAGCGGCGTCCTGACGCCCATGAAGATCCGCTCCGAGTCTCAGAACGCGCTGCGGCTCTACGGCGGCAGCCCCACCCGAGCGGACAAGGACGCCGTCTCCATTTCCTCCTTCTACTACAAAGAGCGG AAATCCCGCCGCTTCAAGACCAAGCGCGACGGCGCCGACGGCGGCGTCCGCTCCATCAAGCTGGCGGGGAAAGTCATCGTCCAGGAAATCTCCTGCCTGCTCCCCGTCCACAAAGTCCTGGGGGAGAATTACAC CCTGAACACGCGCGATACCGAGGACACGTGCCAGAagaacgccgccgccgccctggCCGCCGGACGCAGGGACGTGGCCAAG GTGTGGGCCCTGGCCTCGGCGGCCACCGCCCGGGACCTGAGGCCCGACCCGGACCCGGACGCGGACGCGCCATGGGCCAGTCATCCCTTTGGACGCCACCTCCTGGAGACGCT CGTGGACCACTACAGCCACATGAGCGACGTGCAGACGCTGGCCATGATGTGCAGCGTCTTCGGCGGCTCCGCGGCCGAGCCGGCTCCGGCGCCGCCgtcccgccgggccgccctcccCCCGTACACCCGCTAC TCGGGCCCGAGCGAGTCGACGGCGCCCGGGAGCCGAGACCCCCCGGAGCCCCGCGGCGAGTCCCCCGAAGGCGCTCGCCAGGGCAACCGGGGACCGCACGGCGACCCGCGGGAGCGCGAGCGGCACGACCTCAACAAAAG GCTCTTGGACCCGGCCAACGCGCCGCAGTTTGACGACTTCAAGAAATGTTACGCGGAAATCCTCTACCGCTGGGACCTCCGAGACAAACGGGCCGACGTGCTCAAGTTCGCTTCCTGTTCTCCCGAGAGCCACCGAGGCGTGG AACTGCGCGTGTTGTGCTGCCACTGCGGCAGTCCCGGTCGCGGCGCCCAGTGCGCGGCGTGCAAGCGGCACAGCTTCCGGTGCGCCGTCTGCCACGTGGCCGTCCGGGGCTCCTCCCACTTCTGCCTGAGCTGCGGCCACGGCGGTCACACGGGCCACATGATGGACTGGTTCCGCAAGCGGGACCAGTGCCCGGCCGGCTGCGGCTGCCGCTGCCTGCGCCAGAGCAACTTGTGA
- the kifc3 gene encoding kinesin-like protein KIFC3 isoform X3, protein MSEGEDDASFLSLPSPAFSRRLSSGRADAPAGPLVQTPRDKARRLRAPLDPDEEKDERRRQPGEERTPPGAAAEKEQSQVEELEKKLAQETLGATDLEKRLELLEAENKNLRRRLTSEGAFLPIAVWPSPEAREAQEAPRRPRPTVATQTEEAESGDGAPSLRSQNLWLQEQVCVQRHLLRELETQLQQSQRTCAQLRTQVGDPPGGGRVGRPATPNSFRLAVFEAALYDGEAERARKRLDGELLRLKEEKERVVEEAFVRAESQMEAVRDNLAGVRSKLLGLHPALRTLTSDYNALKKQVHHFPAMLRNAIEDAKREICQVMGEVSATNQKLLDKYKREMNLRKKIHNQLVQLKGNIRVLCRVRPMEDGESALTFDPDDDGILYLDNKGKVVTFDLDKVFPPRATQEEVFQEVESLVTSCIDGFHVCIFAYGQTGSGKTYTMDGVPSDPGLNQRALRLLFSRVCSQSPEWDFHVCVSMLEIYNETLRDLLGDKRADKLDIKMNPDGSGQLYVPGLTRVAVRTLEDVNQILEAGRASRATASTDLNRRSSRSHALLMVSVAGINATTGSRTQGKLNLVDLAGSERVRKSGAEGGRLREAQHINKSLSALGDVINALRCRHAHVPFRNSRLTFLLQDSLRGDGKTLLVVQVSPLSADAGESLCSLKFAQRVRSVELNAWSSAPGRPDSRSASSSPTRQSSEMESPPLSLGPLPLSRSSSAGSSLNSAPRRKSNSQLSAD, encoded by the exons ATGAGCGAAGGGGAGGACGACGCCTCCTTCCTGTCTCTGCCCAGCCCCGCCTTCTCTCGGCGTCTTTCGTCCGGCCGAGCCGACGCGCCCGCCGGCCCGCTCGTCCAG ACGCCCCGAGACAAAGCGCGCCGCCTTCGGGCTCCCCTCGACCCGGACGAAGAAAAGGACGAGCGTCGGCGGCAGCCGGGGGAGGAGCGCACGCCTCCGG GCGCCGCAGCGGAGAAAGAGCAGTCGCAG GTGGAGGAACTGGAGAAGAAGCTCGCCCAGGAAACCTTG GGGGCCACGGATTTGGAGAAGCGGCTGGAGCTCCTGGAGGCGGAGAACAAGAACCTCAGACGACGGCTGACCTCCGAAGGAGCCTTCCTTCCTATCGCCGTTTGGCCTTCCCCGGAGGCCCGGGAGGCTCAAGAGGCTCCTCGACGGCCTCGGCCCACCGTGGCCACGCAG ACGGAGGAGGCGGAGTCTGGCGACGGCGCGCCTTCGCTGCGCTCGCAGAACCTCTGGCTGCAGGAGCAAGTTTGCGTGCAGCGCCACCTGCTGAGGGAGTTGGAGACGCAACTGCAACAGTCGCAGAGGACGTGCGCGCAACTGCGGACGCAGGTAGGCGACCCGCCGGGGGGTGGGCGCGTCGGCCGGCCGGCCACTCCCAACTCTTTCCGTCTTGCCGTCTTTGAGGCGGCCCTGTACGACGGCGAGGCGGAGCGCGCCCGCAAGCGGCTGGACGGCGAGCTGCTgcggctgaaggaggagaaggagcgcGTGGTGGAGGAGGCCTTCGTCAGGGCCGAGAGCCAGATGGAGGCCGTGCGCGACAACCTGGCGG GGGTACGCTCGAAGCTACTGGGTCTCCACCCCGCCTTGAGGACGCTCACCAGCGACTACAACGCACTCAAGAAGCAAGTGCACCACTTCCCGGCCATGCTGCGGAACGCCATCGAGGACGCCAAGCGCGAG ATCTGTCAGGTGATGGGCGAGGTGAGCGCCACCAACCAGAAGCTGCTGGACAAGTACAAACGCGAGATGAACCTGAGGAAGAAGATCCACAACCAGCTGGTCCAGCTCAAGG GCAACATCCGCGTGTTGTGCCGCGTGCGTCCCATGGAGGACGGGGAGAGCGCCCTGACCTTTGACCCGGACGACGACGGTATCCTCTACCTGGACAACAAGGGCAAGGTGGTGACCTTCGACCTGGACAAAGTCTTCCCGCCGCGGGCCACCCAGGAGGAG GTTTTCCAGGAAGTGGAGTCGCTGGTGACGTCGTGCATCGACGGCTTCCACGTGTGCATTTTCGCTTACGGGCAGACGGGATCGGGAAAGACGTACACCATGGAC GGCGTCCCCTCGGACCCGGGCCTCAACCAGCGAGCGCTGCGCCTCCTCTTTTCGCGAGTCTGTTCCCAAAGTCCCGAGTGGGACTTTCACGTCTGCGTCAGCATGCTGGAGATTTACAACGAGACGCTCAG GGACCTCCTGGGCGACAAGCGGGCCGACAAGTTGGACATCAAGATGAACCCCGACGGCAGCGGGCAGCTTTACGTGCCCGGACTGACGCGCGTCGCCGTGCGCACGCTCGAAGACGTCAACCAG ATTCTGGAGGCGGGCCGAGCCAGCCGGGCCACGGCCAGCACCGACCTCAACCGGCGAAGTTCTCGCTCGCACGCCCTGCTCATGGTCAGCGTGGCGGGAATCAACGCCACCACGGGAAGTCGCACGCAAG GGAAACTGAACCTGGTGGACCTGGCGGGTTCCGAGCGGGTGCGTAAGTCTGGCGCCGAGGGCGGCCGCCTGCGCGAGGCGCAGCACATCAACAAGTCGCTGTCGGCGCTGGGCGACGTCATCAACGCGCTGCGGTGCAGGCACGCGCACGTTCCCTTCCGGAACTCGCGACTCACCTTCCTGCTGCAGGACAGCCTCAGAGGCGACGGAAAGACGCTCCTGGTTGTGCAG GTGTCCCCGCTGTCCGCCGACGCCGGCGAGTCGCTGTGCTCGCTCAAGTTCGCTCAGCGCGTTCGCAGCGTGGAGCTCAACGCCTGGAGCTCCGCCCCCGGGAGGCCGGACAGCCGCTCGGCCTCGTCGTCGCCCACGCGCCAGAGCTCGGAG ATGGAGTCTCCGCCCCTGAGCCTGGGGCCCCTCCCCTTGTCTCGTAGCAGCAGTGCGGGCTCCTCCCTCAACTCCGCCCCCCGACGCAAATCCAACTCGCAGCTCTCGGCGG ATTGA
- the kifc3 gene encoding kinesin-like protein KIFC3 isoform X2, whose translation MLGPRKTWDLGHPPCLQDPWKSDFPLDASTLDFLMSEGEDDASFLSLPSPAFSRRLSSGRADAPAGPLVQTPRDKARRLRAPLDPDEEKDERRRQPGEERTPPGAAAEKEQSQVEELEKKLAQETLGATDLEKRLELLEAENKNLRRRLTSEGAFLPIAVWPSPEAREAQEAPRRPRPTVATQTEEAESGDGAPSLRSQNLWLQEQVCVQRHLLRELETQLQQSQRTCAQLRTQAALYDGEAERARKRLDGELLRLKEEKERVVEEAFVRAESQMEAVRDNLAGVRSKLLGLHPALRTLTSDYNALKKQVHHFPAMLRNAIEDAKREICQVMGEVSATNQKLLDKYKREMNLRKKIHNQLVQLKGNIRVLCRVRPMEDGESALTFDPDDDGILYLDNKGKVVTFDLDKVFPPRATQEEVFQEVESLVTSCIDGFHVCIFAYGQTGSGKTYTMDGVPSDPGLNQRALRLLFSRVCSQSPEWDFHVCVSMLEIYNETLRDLLGDKRADKLDIKMNPDGSGQLYVPGLTRVAVRTLEDVNQILEAGRASRATASTDLNRRSSRSHALLMVSVAGINATTGSRTQGKLNLVDLAGSERVRKSGAEGGRLREAQHINKSLSALGDVINALRCRHAHVPFRNSRLTFLLQDSLRGDGKTLLVVQVSPLSADAGESLCSLKFAQRVRSVELNAWSSAPGRPDSRSASSSPTRQSSEMESPPLSLGPLPLSRSSSAGSSLNSAPRRKSNSQLSAD comes from the exons ATGCTGGGCCCCAGAAAGACGTGGGACCTCGGCCACCCCCCCTGTCTGCAGGACCCGTGGAAGAGCGACTTTCCCTTGGACG CGAGCACGCTGGACTTCCTGATGAGCGAAGGGGAGGACGACGCCTCCTTCCTGTCTCTGCCCAGCCCCGCCTTCTCTCGGCGTCTTTCGTCCGGCCGAGCCGACGCGCCCGCCGGCCCGCTCGTCCAG ACGCCCCGAGACAAAGCGCGCCGCCTTCGGGCTCCCCTCGACCCGGACGAAGAAAAGGACGAGCGTCGGCGGCAGCCGGGGGAGGAGCGCACGCCTCCGG GCGCCGCAGCGGAGAAAGAGCAGTCGCAG GTGGAGGAACTGGAGAAGAAGCTCGCCCAGGAAACCTTG GGGGCCACGGATTTGGAGAAGCGGCTGGAGCTCCTGGAGGCGGAGAACAAGAACCTCAGACGACGGCTGACCTCCGAAGGAGCCTTCCTTCCTATCGCCGTTTGGCCTTCCCCGGAGGCCCGGGAGGCTCAAGAGGCTCCTCGACGGCCTCGGCCCACCGTGGCCACGCAG ACGGAGGAGGCGGAGTCTGGCGACGGCGCGCCTTCGCTGCGCTCGCAGAACCTCTGGCTGCAGGAGCAAGTTTGCGTGCAGCGCCACCTGCTGAGGGAGTTGGAGACGCAACTGCAACAGTCGCAGAGGACGTGCGCGCAACTGCGGACGCAG GCGGCCCTGTACGACGGCGAGGCGGAGCGCGCCCGCAAGCGGCTGGACGGCGAGCTGCTgcggctgaaggaggagaaggagcgcGTGGTGGAGGAGGCCTTCGTCAGGGCCGAGAGCCAGATGGAGGCCGTGCGCGACAACCTGGCGG GGGTACGCTCGAAGCTACTGGGTCTCCACCCCGCCTTGAGGACGCTCACCAGCGACTACAACGCACTCAAGAAGCAAGTGCACCACTTCCCGGCCATGCTGCGGAACGCCATCGAGGACGCCAAGCGCGAG ATCTGTCAGGTGATGGGCGAGGTGAGCGCCACCAACCAGAAGCTGCTGGACAAGTACAAACGCGAGATGAACCTGAGGAAGAAGATCCACAACCAGCTGGTCCAGCTCAAGG GCAACATCCGCGTGTTGTGCCGCGTGCGTCCCATGGAGGACGGGGAGAGCGCCCTGACCTTTGACCCGGACGACGACGGTATCCTCTACCTGGACAACAAGGGCAAGGTGGTGACCTTCGACCTGGACAAAGTCTTCCCGCCGCGGGCCACCCAGGAGGAG GTTTTCCAGGAAGTGGAGTCGCTGGTGACGTCGTGCATCGACGGCTTCCACGTGTGCATTTTCGCTTACGGGCAGACGGGATCGGGAAAGACGTACACCATGGAC GGCGTCCCCTCGGACCCGGGCCTCAACCAGCGAGCGCTGCGCCTCCTCTTTTCGCGAGTCTGTTCCCAAAGTCCCGAGTGGGACTTTCACGTCTGCGTCAGCATGCTGGAGATTTACAACGAGACGCTCAG GGACCTCCTGGGCGACAAGCGGGCCGACAAGTTGGACATCAAGATGAACCCCGACGGCAGCGGGCAGCTTTACGTGCCCGGACTGACGCGCGTCGCCGTGCGCACGCTCGAAGACGTCAACCAG ATTCTGGAGGCGGGCCGAGCCAGCCGGGCCACGGCCAGCACCGACCTCAACCGGCGAAGTTCTCGCTCGCACGCCCTGCTCATGGTCAGCGTGGCGGGAATCAACGCCACCACGGGAAGTCGCACGCAAG GGAAACTGAACCTGGTGGACCTGGCGGGTTCCGAGCGGGTGCGTAAGTCTGGCGCCGAGGGCGGCCGCCTGCGCGAGGCGCAGCACATCAACAAGTCGCTGTCGGCGCTGGGCGACGTCATCAACGCGCTGCGGTGCAGGCACGCGCACGTTCCCTTCCGGAACTCGCGACTCACCTTCCTGCTGCAGGACAGCCTCAGAGGCGACGGAAAGACGCTCCTGGTTGTGCAG GTGTCCCCGCTGTCCGCCGACGCCGGCGAGTCGCTGTGCTCGCTCAAGTTCGCTCAGCGCGTTCGCAGCGTGGAGCTCAACGCCTGGAGCTCCGCCCCCGGGAGGCCGGACAGCCGCTCGGCCTCGTCGTCGCCCACGCGCCAGAGCTCGGAG ATGGAGTCTCCGCCCCTGAGCCTGGGGCCCCTCCCCTTGTCTCGTAGCAGCAGTGCGGGCTCCTCCCTCAACTCCGCCCCCCGACGCAAATCCAACTCGCAGCTCTCGGCGG ATTGA
- the kifc3 gene encoding kinesin-like protein KIFC3 isoform X1: MLGPRKTWDLGHPPCLQDPWKSDFPLDASTLDFLMSEGEDDASFLSLPSPAFSRRLSSGRADAPAGPLVQTPRDKARRLRAPLDPDEEKDERRRQPGEERTPPGAAAEKEQSQVEELEKKLAQETLGATDLEKRLELLEAENKNLRRRLTSEGAFLPIAVWPSPEAREAQEAPRRPRPTVATQTEEAESGDGAPSLRSQNLWLQEQVCVQRHLLRELETQLQQSQRTCAQLRTQVGDPPGGGRVGRPATPNSFRLAVFEAALYDGEAERARKRLDGELLRLKEEKERVVEEAFVRAESQMEAVRDNLAGVRSKLLGLHPALRTLTSDYNALKKQVHHFPAMLRNAIEDAKREICQVMGEVSATNQKLLDKYKREMNLRKKIHNQLVQLKGNIRVLCRVRPMEDGESALTFDPDDDGILYLDNKGKVVTFDLDKVFPPRATQEEVFQEVESLVTSCIDGFHVCIFAYGQTGSGKTYTMDGVPSDPGLNQRALRLLFSRVCSQSPEWDFHVCVSMLEIYNETLRDLLGDKRADKLDIKMNPDGSGQLYVPGLTRVAVRTLEDVNQILEAGRASRATASTDLNRRSSRSHALLMVSVAGINATTGSRTQGKLNLVDLAGSERVRKSGAEGGRLREAQHINKSLSALGDVINALRCRHAHVPFRNSRLTFLLQDSLRGDGKTLLVVQVSPLSADAGESLCSLKFAQRVRSVELNAWSSAPGRPDSRSASSSPTRQSSEMESPPLSLGPLPLSRSSSAGSSLNSAPRRKSNSQLSAD, translated from the exons ATGCTGGGCCCCAGAAAGACGTGGGACCTCGGCCACCCCCCCTGTCTGCAGGACCCGTGGAAGAGCGACTTTCCCTTGGACG CGAGCACGCTGGACTTCCTGATGAGCGAAGGGGAGGACGACGCCTCCTTCCTGTCTCTGCCCAGCCCCGCCTTCTCTCGGCGTCTTTCGTCCGGCCGAGCCGACGCGCCCGCCGGCCCGCTCGTCCAG ACGCCCCGAGACAAAGCGCGCCGCCTTCGGGCTCCCCTCGACCCGGACGAAGAAAAGGACGAGCGTCGGCGGCAGCCGGGGGAGGAGCGCACGCCTCCGG GCGCCGCAGCGGAGAAAGAGCAGTCGCAG GTGGAGGAACTGGAGAAGAAGCTCGCCCAGGAAACCTTG GGGGCCACGGATTTGGAGAAGCGGCTGGAGCTCCTGGAGGCGGAGAACAAGAACCTCAGACGACGGCTGACCTCCGAAGGAGCCTTCCTTCCTATCGCCGTTTGGCCTTCCCCGGAGGCCCGGGAGGCTCAAGAGGCTCCTCGACGGCCTCGGCCCACCGTGGCCACGCAG ACGGAGGAGGCGGAGTCTGGCGACGGCGCGCCTTCGCTGCGCTCGCAGAACCTCTGGCTGCAGGAGCAAGTTTGCGTGCAGCGCCACCTGCTGAGGGAGTTGGAGACGCAACTGCAACAGTCGCAGAGGACGTGCGCGCAACTGCGGACGCAGGTAGGCGACCCGCCGGGGGGTGGGCGCGTCGGCCGGCCGGCCACTCCCAACTCTTTCCGTCTTGCCGTCTTTGAGGCGGCCCTGTACGACGGCGAGGCGGAGCGCGCCCGCAAGCGGCTGGACGGCGAGCTGCTgcggctgaaggaggagaaggagcgcGTGGTGGAGGAGGCCTTCGTCAGGGCCGAGAGCCAGATGGAGGCCGTGCGCGACAACCTGGCGG GGGTACGCTCGAAGCTACTGGGTCTCCACCCCGCCTTGAGGACGCTCACCAGCGACTACAACGCACTCAAGAAGCAAGTGCACCACTTCCCGGCCATGCTGCGGAACGCCATCGAGGACGCCAAGCGCGAG ATCTGTCAGGTGATGGGCGAGGTGAGCGCCACCAACCAGAAGCTGCTGGACAAGTACAAACGCGAGATGAACCTGAGGAAGAAGATCCACAACCAGCTGGTCCAGCTCAAGG GCAACATCCGCGTGTTGTGCCGCGTGCGTCCCATGGAGGACGGGGAGAGCGCCCTGACCTTTGACCCGGACGACGACGGTATCCTCTACCTGGACAACAAGGGCAAGGTGGTGACCTTCGACCTGGACAAAGTCTTCCCGCCGCGGGCCACCCAGGAGGAG GTTTTCCAGGAAGTGGAGTCGCTGGTGACGTCGTGCATCGACGGCTTCCACGTGTGCATTTTCGCTTACGGGCAGACGGGATCGGGAAAGACGTACACCATGGAC GGCGTCCCCTCGGACCCGGGCCTCAACCAGCGAGCGCTGCGCCTCCTCTTTTCGCGAGTCTGTTCCCAAAGTCCCGAGTGGGACTTTCACGTCTGCGTCAGCATGCTGGAGATTTACAACGAGACGCTCAG GGACCTCCTGGGCGACAAGCGGGCCGACAAGTTGGACATCAAGATGAACCCCGACGGCAGCGGGCAGCTTTACGTGCCCGGACTGACGCGCGTCGCCGTGCGCACGCTCGAAGACGTCAACCAG ATTCTGGAGGCGGGCCGAGCCAGCCGGGCCACGGCCAGCACCGACCTCAACCGGCGAAGTTCTCGCTCGCACGCCCTGCTCATGGTCAGCGTGGCGGGAATCAACGCCACCACGGGAAGTCGCACGCAAG GGAAACTGAACCTGGTGGACCTGGCGGGTTCCGAGCGGGTGCGTAAGTCTGGCGCCGAGGGCGGCCGCCTGCGCGAGGCGCAGCACATCAACAAGTCGCTGTCGGCGCTGGGCGACGTCATCAACGCGCTGCGGTGCAGGCACGCGCACGTTCCCTTCCGGAACTCGCGACTCACCTTCCTGCTGCAGGACAGCCTCAGAGGCGACGGAAAGACGCTCCTGGTTGTGCAG GTGTCCCCGCTGTCCGCCGACGCCGGCGAGTCGCTGTGCTCGCTCAAGTTCGCTCAGCGCGTTCGCAGCGTGGAGCTCAACGCCTGGAGCTCCGCCCCCGGGAGGCCGGACAGCCGCTCGGCCTCGTCGTCGCCCACGCGCCAGAGCTCGGAG ATGGAGTCTCCGCCCCTGAGCCTGGGGCCCCTCCCCTTGTCTCGTAGCAGCAGTGCGGGCTCCTCCCTCAACTCCGCCCCCCGACGCAAATCCAACTCGCAGCTCTCGGCGG ATTGA